Proteins found in one Alicyclobacillus cycloheptanicus genomic segment:
- a CDS encoding LuxR C-terminal-related transcriptional regulator codes for MGTEEHTNVNAPIRLILQFEVDGNGTTLHKEVIVDLEPDASPSSANPIHVINRMTAAILQLLGQSTQRKESVQKEPTAEDIPFKGFTAREMDVLSHVMTGATNAEIAKSLGISPNTVKYHVKNILQKLHVKNRVELAIQFHQRSSSESRT; via the coding sequence ATGGGGACCGAAGAGCATACCAATGTGAACGCGCCAATTCGTCTGATTCTACAATTTGAAGTGGACGGCAACGGGACGACCCTTCACAAAGAAGTCATCGTGGACCTTGAACCCGACGCCAGTCCAAGTAGCGCGAACCCCATCCACGTGATCAACAGAATGACCGCAGCCATCTTGCAGTTGCTCGGGCAAAGCACTCAAAGGAAAGAGAGCGTACAGAAGGAACCAACCGCCGAAGATATACCATTCAAAGGCTTCACCGCGCGGGAGATGGATGTTCTTTCACATGTTATGACCGGCGCTACCAATGCAGAAATCGCGAAATCGCTTGGAATATCCCCCAACACCGTCAAGTATCATGTAAAGAACATCCTTCAAAAATTACACGTGAAAAACCGAGTCGAATTAGCCATTCAGTTTCATCAGCGATCGTCTTCAGAGAGCCGGACATGA
- a CDS encoding YfmQ family protein, with translation MTAMLHSIWLQVVIALVTLLISVILMTPTERGARRLITRFELHYALDADTSTVSVGGRPVERAEKQQIIEDYNQAIFIQRYDYPPQPQVTPIVVHTKQGNADVTLSLYVYADHVDVVKQRNKKSAAFRLWYSDQRGYNYRNA, from the coding sequence ATGACGGCGATGCTACATAGCATTTGGTTACAGGTTGTCATCGCATTAGTCACTTTACTAATTAGCGTCATTCTGATGACGCCAACAGAAAGAGGAGCCAGACGCCTTATCACCAGATTTGAACTGCATTACGCACTTGACGCGGACACAAGTACCGTATCGGTCGGTGGCCGGCCAGTGGAACGTGCCGAAAAACAACAAATTATCGAAGACTACAACCAGGCGATTTTCATACAACGGTATGATTATCCCCCGCAGCCCCAGGTGACACCAATTGTCGTCCACACCAAGCAAGGGAATGCCGATGTCACGCTTTCGCTGTATGTTTACGCCGATCACGTTGATGTCGTCAAACAACGCAACAAGAAATCCGCGGCATTCAGGTTGTGGTACTCAGACCAGCGAGGCTATAACTATCGCAACGCGTGA
- a CDS encoding ABC transporter substrate-binding protein: MKNRVGFVAAGASLLLAVGCGTATTNSASNQSSNSVSGSTSGKQITVGFVPGSTTDPFFISMEVGAEQEAKKLGVTLDWQGASQYSPSDQTPYINAMVTKKVTVLITCPTDATAMQPPIQQAVQAGIPVITADSTISNTSLLSSRITSNNTQGGAAAADYLAQAANGKKGVVAVLDPSPGITTDAARVQGFAQEIKKYPNLTYVGVQYDNEQTTKAATLAQNLLLRYPDLVGIFGTDDTSASGGAEGVRSAGKLGAVKIVGYDAEPAEIQDLQSGLISALIAQKPMLEGQMAVQYAYDLATGKKSEVKSFVQLDNVIITKDNLAKNQEWVYKSSAN; the protein is encoded by the coding sequence TTGAAGAACCGTGTTGGCTTTGTGGCGGCGGGTGCATCCTTGTTACTCGCAGTCGGCTGTGGAACAGCAACGACGAATTCGGCATCGAACCAGTCCTCGAATTCCGTCAGCGGATCGACTTCTGGTAAGCAGATCACAGTTGGATTTGTACCGGGATCGACGACAGATCCATTCTTCATCTCCATGGAGGTCGGTGCAGAGCAAGAAGCAAAAAAGCTAGGCGTGACGCTGGATTGGCAGGGCGCTTCGCAGTACTCTCCGTCCGATCAGACACCGTACATTAATGCGATGGTGACGAAGAAGGTGACCGTGCTCATCACCTGTCCCACAGACGCAACGGCGATGCAACCGCCGATCCAACAGGCAGTGCAAGCCGGTATCCCTGTGATCACTGCGGATTCCACCATTTCGAATACGTCCTTGCTGTCATCTCGAATCACATCCAACAACACGCAAGGTGGTGCGGCCGCGGCGGATTATTTGGCTCAGGCGGCAAATGGCAAGAAAGGTGTGGTTGCCGTGCTCGATCCGTCACCGGGGATTACCACAGACGCTGCCCGGGTACAAGGGTTCGCGCAGGAGATTAAGAAGTACCCCAATCTGACCTATGTCGGTGTGCAGTATGACAATGAACAGACGACGAAGGCTGCAACGCTCGCACAAAACCTGCTGCTTCGGTACCCGGATCTCGTTGGTATCTTCGGTACGGACGACACCTCAGCTTCCGGTGGTGCAGAAGGCGTTCGCAGCGCGGGCAAGCTGGGTGCTGTGAAGATTGTTGGTTACGATGCAGAGCCGGCCGAAATCCAAGACCTTCAGTCGGGGCTCATATCAGCGCTCATTGCACAAAAGCCTATGCTGGAAGGACAAATGGCAGTCCAGTATGCGTATGACCTTGCAACTGGAAAAAAGAGTGAGGTGAAAAGCTTTGTACAACTCGACAACGTAATTATTACGAAAGATAATCTTGCGAAAAATCAAGAATGGGTGTACAAGTCCTCCGCGAACTAG
- a CDS encoding ABC transporter permease — protein MAEIGRVQSGEAESARRWSIQDLGDWWTIGILILMVLVFSLLAPNFFSAQNFVSVTVAASETLILAVAETFVIITAGIDLSVGAILGLSGMVGGWTMQQLLAHNSMLALCAGIVVGVLCGTLLGFINGLVIAYMDVTPFITTLGMLGVATGFTFLITNGSDIVNLPPQLGSIGNTVWLHFLGVPFVITVVIVILAALALRSTRFGRYTYAIGSNREGTRRSGVNVQRHLLKIYTLSGLLSGIAGVLVLARLVSGSPLEGQNDELNAIAAVVIGGASLFGGRGNVIASTVGGLIITVLTVGLVIMGVQSYWQMVSIGVIIILAVYVDQRRYRNRVLK, from the coding sequence ATGGCGGAAATCGGTAGAGTCCAGTCTGGGGAGGCGGAATCTGCCCGGCGTTGGTCAATTCAGGACTTGGGTGACTGGTGGACCATTGGCATTCTTATCCTCATGGTCTTGGTGTTTTCGTTACTGGCACCAAACTTCTTTTCTGCCCAGAATTTTGTGAGTGTGACGGTCGCAGCCTCGGAGACGCTGATACTGGCGGTTGCCGAAACGTTCGTCATTATTACGGCGGGAATTGACTTATCCGTGGGCGCCATTCTTGGACTTTCAGGTATGGTGGGCGGCTGGACCATGCAGCAATTGTTGGCGCACAACTCGATGCTGGCGCTCTGCGCTGGTATTGTCGTCGGGGTGTTATGCGGAACACTGCTCGGCTTCATCAATGGGTTAGTGATTGCGTATATGGATGTGACGCCATTCATCACAACCCTCGGTATGTTGGGTGTTGCCACTGGATTTACTTTTCTCATCACGAATGGCAGTGACATTGTAAATTTGCCACCGCAGCTGGGGTCGATTGGGAATACTGTATGGCTCCACTTTTTAGGGGTGCCGTTCGTGATCACCGTCGTGATCGTCATTCTTGCCGCACTGGCACTTCGGAGCACTCGATTCGGGCGGTATACATACGCGATCGGAAGTAACCGTGAGGGGACTAGGCGGTCGGGTGTCAACGTCCAACGTCACTTGTTGAAAATCTATACGTTGTCAGGCCTATTGAGTGGAATTGCGGGTGTCTTGGTATTAGCGAGACTCGTCTCCGGTTCCCCGCTTGAAGGGCAGAATGACGAGCTAAATGCGATTGCTGCCGTGGTCATTGGTGGGGCAAGTCTGTTCGGCGGTCGGGGCAATGTCATTGCCTCAACTGTTGGTGGCCTCATCATTACTGTACTTACAGTTGGATTGGTGATAATGGGCGTCCAGTCATATTGGCAGATGGTTTCGATTGGCGTCATTATCATACTCGCGGTGTACGTCGACCAACGTCGGTATCGGAACCGCGTGTTGAAGTGA
- a CDS encoding ATP-binding cassette domain-containing protein — protein sequence MEPTLKVRGVSKNYGKIVALDNVDFEIYPGEVVGLVGDNGAGKSTLIKILSGAIQPDSGTIELDGRTVAFHSPADSRQLGVETVYQDLALAPHLNIEENIFLGRERLRSGWTRIFGAVDKTFMAQEAQRYLDSLHVHVPSLKVPVAELSGGQRQAVAVARAAAWGKKLVILDEPTNHLGVEEVDMVLKLIRNVSAQGIPVIFISHTLPHVLEVTDRIEVMRLGKKVASLKTAEANLNEVVSWITGSKEEAS from the coding sequence ATGGAACCTACCCTGAAAGTGCGTGGTGTGTCAAAAAACTACGGCAAGATCGTTGCACTGGATAACGTGGATTTTGAGATATATCCAGGAGAAGTCGTCGGTTTGGTCGGAGACAACGGGGCTGGAAAATCAACATTGATCAAAATACTGTCAGGGGCCATCCAGCCGGACTCTGGAACAATCGAACTCGATGGCCGTACAGTCGCTTTTCACTCTCCAGCAGACTCCCGACAACTTGGTGTAGAAACCGTTTATCAAGACCTGGCGCTTGCTCCGCACCTGAACATCGAGGAAAACATTTTCCTCGGGAGAGAACGCTTACGCAGTGGATGGACACGAATTTTTGGCGCTGTAGACAAAACATTCATGGCCCAGGAGGCGCAGCGCTATCTAGACTCATTGCATGTACATGTCCCGTCGTTAAAGGTTCCTGTTGCCGAGTTGTCAGGTGGACAGCGTCAGGCTGTCGCGGTAGCTCGGGCAGCAGCGTGGGGAAAAAAGCTTGTGATTCTTGATGAACCTACCAACCATCTTGGGGTGGAAGAGGTGGACATGGTTCTTAAGCTGATTCGGAACGTTAGTGCACAAGGAATCCCTGTTATCTTCATCAGCCATACACTGCCGCATGTACTTGAAGTTACGGATCGCATCGAAGTCATGAGACTGGGAAAGAAAGTTGCTTCGTTAAAAACAGCAGAAGCCAACCTGAACGAGGTCGTTTCCTGGATTACGGGTTCGAAAGAAGAGGCGTCCTAA
- a CDS encoding anhydro-N-acetylmuramic acid kinase, with amino-acid sequence MGLVIGMNSGSSFDGIDAVLVDLSLGADGHPNKPVYLHGISVDWPSDVRDLVLKAFQNQLSIFELTRLNYVVGAIYAQAATELMHVTGKSSEDIELIGVDGQTIYQEPPNRDEMQNLPKECSPVNKWMNGPYPVGLQIGESAVIAAHTNVTTVTHFRPADHALGGTGAPLMQYLDFVSFRDMAPVLTLNIGGIANCQVVHRDRGRMMAFDTGPGNVMLDFASLQLFGTPYDPDGRYAALGKPNTELLKRLLDHDFFRRKPPRSAWRLDFGEDFAARILRENHTLSREDMLATLCKFTAVSIAESIKSHVVGMEQYGVLIASGGGVRNKTLMRWIEQEIPSHIRLTVSDEYGIPAQFKEAMKFAALAFANEHHLANNIPACGGASNYTILGKTAKAPRHAIVNAES; translated from the coding sequence ATGGGATTGGTGATTGGAATGAACAGTGGTTCATCATTCGACGGAATCGATGCAGTGCTGGTTGATCTTTCACTCGGGGCAGACGGACATCCCAATAAGCCGGTCTACCTTCATGGGATCTCTGTTGACTGGCCGTCGGACGTACGCGATCTCGTCTTGAAAGCGTTTCAAAACCAACTGAGCATCTTCGAATTAACACGTTTGAACTATGTCGTAGGTGCGATTTACGCACAGGCTGCGACAGAACTCATGCACGTCACCGGCAAGTCAAGTGAAGACATTGAACTCATCGGTGTGGATGGGCAGACCATCTATCAGGAGCCTCCAAATCGAGACGAAATGCAAAATCTCCCCAAAGAATGTTCGCCAGTCAACAAGTGGATGAATGGCCCCTATCCAGTGGGGTTGCAAATTGGGGAGTCAGCAGTCATCGCGGCCCACACAAACGTGACCACCGTTACCCATTTTCGGCCTGCCGACCATGCGCTTGGGGGTACGGGGGCTCCGTTGATGCAGTACCTGGACTTTGTTTCATTTCGCGACATGGCACCTGTGCTTACGCTGAACATTGGGGGAATTGCGAACTGCCAAGTCGTTCATCGCGACCGCGGGCGCATGATGGCGTTCGACACTGGTCCGGGCAATGTCATGCTGGATTTTGCAAGTCTGCAGCTATTCGGCACGCCGTACGACCCTGATGGGCGATACGCGGCACTCGGCAAGCCGAACACAGAACTACTAAAGCGCTTGCTCGATCACGACTTTTTCCGTCGCAAGCCCCCTCGTTCGGCATGGCGACTGGACTTCGGCGAGGACTTTGCGGCTCGCATTTTGCGTGAGAATCACACCCTTTCACGGGAGGATATGCTTGCAACGCTATGCAAATTCACGGCTGTTTCAATCGCCGAATCAATCAAATCACATGTAGTTGGAATGGAACAATATGGAGTCTTAATTGCAAGTGGCGGCGGGGTAAGAAACAAGACACTCATGCGGTGGATTGAACAGGAGATTCCATCGCATATCCGATTGACCGTCTCCGACGAATACGGCATACCTGCTCAATTTAAGGAGGCAATGAAATTCGCTGCTCTCGCATTTGCAAATGAGCATCATCTCGCCAATAACATTCCAGCCTGCGGGGGAGCATCGAACTATACCATTTTGGGTAAAACGGCGAAGGCGCCGCGTCACGCGATTGTAAATGCTGAATCGTGA
- a CDS encoding LacI family DNA-binding transcriptional regulator → MKHESPGNEVTIREVGKRAGVSPATVGRVIGGYGKVSEPTRQRVLEAIRQLDYHPNTIAQSMKGKQRKSVGMIVSDICNPFFGMIARAVDDTLIKYGYNLVICNTDDGIDKEASYLKTLTEKRVDGVLACTACEVERKIPRPVRKFYLETPTVFIDREAEGIDVPVIQADNFGGAYEAVVHLIQLGHERIAIVAGGSMVSSIHQRLQGYMKALQDFGLQFRDDLVKLGRLLGVESGAYAARELLNMPAAERPTAIVGLNNLMTTGVLLAIREAGMTIPDDISVIGWDDFDLAQVLSPPLTVVTQPTYSIGSIAAEHLIALLERQRSYRQANDRKIILKTELVIRESCTSPKAPK, encoded by the coding sequence ATGAAGCATGAGTCGCCAGGAAACGAAGTGACAATCCGCGAGGTCGGCAAGCGGGCGGGCGTGTCACCGGCGACAGTCGGAAGAGTCATCGGAGGATACGGAAAAGTTTCTGAACCTACACGGCAGCGGGTGCTAGAGGCGATTCGGCAGCTGGATTACCATCCCAACACAATCGCACAGAGCATGAAGGGGAAGCAAAGAAAATCGGTAGGGATGATTGTTTCTGATATTTGTAACCCATTTTTTGGAATGATTGCTCGGGCGGTGGACGACACGCTCATCAAGTATGGGTACAATCTCGTGATCTGCAACACGGACGATGGTATTGACAAGGAAGCCTCCTATTTGAAGACCTTGACGGAAAAACGCGTTGACGGGGTTCTTGCCTGCACCGCGTGTGAGGTAGAACGCAAGATTCCAAGACCCGTTCGCAAATTTTACCTGGAAACGCCGACCGTATTTATTGACCGCGAGGCAGAAGGCATCGATGTACCGGTGATTCAGGCGGACAATTTCGGGGGCGCTTATGAGGCCGTCGTCCATCTCATCCAACTTGGTCACGAACGGATCGCGATTGTGGCGGGGGGGTCGATGGTTTCTTCCATACATCAGCGTTTGCAAGGCTACATGAAAGCGCTTCAAGATTTCGGGTTGCAGTTTCGCGATGACTTGGTGAAGCTTGGAAGACTGTTGGGCGTAGAAAGCGGGGCCTATGCGGCGCGGGAATTGTTGAATATGCCTGCGGCTGAACGTCCAACCGCAATCGTTGGGCTGAACAACTTGATGACGACGGGTGTGCTTCTAGCGATCCGTGAAGCTGGCATGACGATTCCGGATGACATCTCCGTAATTGGATGGGATGATTTTGATTTGGCACAGGTTTTATCGCCGCCGTTGACCGTCGTGACGCAGCCAACGTACAGCATCGGAAGCATCGCTGCTGAACACTTGATTGCCCTGCTGGAAAGGCAAAGAAGCTACCGGCAGGCCAATGACCGGAAAATCATTTTGAAAACGGAATTGGTGATACGCGAGTCATGTACCTCGCCAAAGGCGCCCAAATAG